The nucleotide window ATCATACTAGATACAGCATAGCTGTGACTAAAGAGAAACCAGGATTTGCGGGATCCTTTGGGGAATAAATATTTTCTTGATGGAGCACCTATACGAAAAAAAAGAGAGGCTTAAAATGGTCCTGCAATTCAACTTTAACTGCTCTAGTAATACAGAAATGGCTACAAGAGAAGCCATGAGAAGAGAACATAAACAGTGACTGAGATTCTTGTAACTGTCCCAAGCTCCCATACTTCCCAGCTACCCACCTTCAAAACtcataaaaggaaaatgttagCACAGTAGTGAAGAGCCCTGCAAAGGATGGCGGTGAAATACAAGCTTCAGGTTAGATGGTAAAGGCTGCAGGAGATATAGAGGTAGCTAATTGATGAGTCCTGCCCATCTTGTAATCCAGCTGGCTCTTAGACTGTTCTTGATGCATTCTCAGCTAGTTTGACTCCTCTTTTTTACATAAAGGTTGATACTGGCTTCTTAAATCactactttaattttttttctgtgcaggTCTGTGGGGGCTGATCAACAATGCAGGGATTATGGGACCCTCAGCGCCGACAGACTGGTTGACTATTGAGCACTTCAGAGCACCGATTGAAGTTAATTTAATTGGCCTGATAAATGTTACGCTACATTTGCTTCCTTTGGTAAAAATGGCCAGAGGGAGACTAGTAAATATATCCAGCACTGGAGGCCGCCTGGCAGTATGGGGTGGGGGCTATTGTCCTTCCAAGTTTGGGGTGGAAGGATTTAATGACAGTTTAAGGTACAGTAATGTTAATTCTgaggaaataatatttttttttataatgttgAGAGTCTTGAGGGTACGCTAGCACCCAAAAGAGGGTGACTGGGCTAACTGATCTGTGGCTATGGGGAAAGCAGTGGACACGatttaccttgactttagcaaagcttttgatacggtctcccacagtattgtTGCCAGCActttaaggaagtatggattggataaatggactgaaaggtggatagaaagctggctagattgtcgagctcaacaggtagtgatcaacagcttgatgtccgCCTGGCAGTGGGTATCAAGCAGAGCTCCCCAAGGGTcaattctagggccagtttttttcaacatctttattaatgacctggatgaggactTAGatcgcaccctcagcaagttcacagatgacactaagctagggggagaggtagatatgctggagggcaggaatatggtccagagtgacctagacaaattggaggattgggccaaaagaaatctgatgaggttcaacaaagagcaatgcagagtcctacacttgagatggaagaatcccaagcactgctacaggctggggactgactgactaaGCAGCTGTttggcagaaagggacctggggattacagtggatgagaagctgaatatgagtcaaggGTGTGccgttgtagccaagaaggctaatagcatattagggtgcattaggaggagcattgccagcagatctagaggagtgattattctcctttatttggcactggtgtggccacatctggagtactgcatccagttttggacCCCCAGTTACAGAAAGGATTTGGACAcaatggagaaagtccagtggagggcaacaaaacagattaggggctggagcacatgacctatgaggagaggctgagggatttgggcttagccacgaaagaaaagaatgaggggggatttgatggcagccttcaactacctgaagggggcatccaaagaggatggagttaggctgttctcagtagtaagagatcagaacgaggagcaatggtctcaaattgtagTGGGgaatgtctaggttggatattaggaaaaataattttacttggagggtggtgaagcactggatggGTTACCCAAGAaggtgttggaatctccatcccgggaggtctttgacaaagccctggctgggatgatttagatggggttggtcttgctttgggtaaggggttggactcgacctcctgtggtctcttcctaccctatgattctatgactgtgggtatgtctacactaccccgctagttcgaactagcgggggtaatgtagtcatccgcacttgcaagtgaagcccgggatttgaatttcccaggcatcatttgcatgaagccggccggcgccatttttaaatgccggctagttcggactccgtgccatgcggctacacgtggcacggactagctagttcggattaggcttcctaatccgaattagctgtacacctcgttccatgaggcgtacagctagttcggattagaagcctaatccgaactagctagtccgtgccacgtgtagccgcgcggcacggagtccgaactagccggcatttaaaaatggcgctggccggcatcatgcaaatgaaacccgggaaattcaaatcccaggcttcatttgcaagtgtggatgactacattacccccgctagttcgaactagcagggtagtgtagacataccctgtcatgTAATGCTAGTTGGGGAGTCTAACTAAGAATTAAGAGACCTTATTGAATCTGATTCTCATTTACTCTGAGTCTAGACAATTGTAGTATACACTGCAACTGGCATAATTTAAAATGCAAGGTCACAAAGTGTAGGTCGCCCCAGAAGCACGATCCTGAGGAACCAACTGCCAGATGTTTGTGTGTTATGATTAAAGTCATCCTAACACAGACTGCAACTATTCCTTTTTTCCCCAAGCCACTTAAACAAAGCACATATGCTTATCTGAGTCATTAACCCTGTTTTTTTGAAGGTGGGGCTTTTTTGAAGGGGGTTAGCAGTTTTTTGTGGTTCTTTTTCAAACAAGACATTCCAGTATACCTAGCCTAAGAACAGAACTTCATGTAATTCACAGACAATCTTATGAATGGATGAAACAACTCAGATAAAAGAAGCACTGacctatatttttatttaaaactaaaaGGCAACTTTTGCcatgtaaagtgtgtgtgtgtgtgtgtgtgtgtgtgtgtgtgtgtgtgtgtgtgtgtgtgtgtgtatccttgTTCATTTTTTCTGCTCCTTTGTGTATCAGTGCAAAGGACTTGACATAAATAAAAATTGTGGTCACTTCCAAGAGCCCTCTCCACCTTAGCCCATCTTTACATAACACTTACTTACAGTTAGATCTTGGCCTTCCCAATATGCACAGTGAACTACACAGACAGAGAGAAAACATTAGTGCAGATATAAAtacatcagggtatgtctacactacaaagttagttcgaactaactttcataggcgctacactagcgctccgttagttcgaatttaattcgaactaacagagcgcttagttcgaactaggtaatcctcattccacgaggattaagcctagttcgaactagctagttcgaattaaggggtgtgtagccccttaattcgaactagtgggaggctagccctccccaggtttccatggtggccactctggccaacaccagggaaactctactgcccccctcttggccccggaccccttaaaggggcacgggctggctacggtgcccgtgccatgtgcaagcctgccagcacccagccagcagaccctgcacctggcacagctcaagccacccacccgatgccccccagccctccccctcttcccgggaccaggctggcagctcccgggagcttgcccaggaccgcaagaggcgggcacccgcctgggctagtgcagacatcgtggacctcgtctacgacctccgcactaggcacaggaaagtggccggcttgggcaggatagctcgaaccagcctgaccacccaggagcaggtgtgcaagagaatcaagggggtccactgagacccccgaccctgagccctgagcttagaatggccatactgggtcagaccaaaggtccatctagcccagtagcctgtctgctgacagcggccaaccctagggaccctggaagggatggaccaaagacagtgaccaagccatttgtctcgtgccatccctctccagccttccacaaaccttgggcagggacaccactcctgccccctggctaataccactccatggacccaacctccatgacttgatctcacttccctttaaactctgttccagttctagccttcatggcctcctgcagcaaggagttccacaggttgactctttgctttgtgaagaacaactttctgttactagtttgaagcctgatacccattcctttcctttggtgtcctctagtccttctttatgggaactaatgaagaacttttctgtatgcactgtctccagccaactcctgcttttagagacctctatcctgtcccccctccatctcctcttttctaagctgaaaagtcccagtctctttagcctctcttcatatgggacctgttcccaacccctgatcattttagttgccctcccctctcccagcctctctgggtatgtctacactacccccctagttcgaactaggggggtaatgtatgcataccgaacttgctaatgaagcccgggatttgaatttcccgggcttcattagcataaagccggcttttaaaaatggcggcgccggctttatgctaatgaagcccaggaaattcaaatcccgggcttcattagcaagttcggtatgcatacattacccccctagttcgtactagggggtagtgtagacataccctctcttcctctctctcacctccttttcccagtctcccccagttttgttcaataaagacagattccattttggaagacacgttatctttattttgtacatcaagaagaggggctagggaagggtaagtggaaggaggtgagggaggaatggggcatgagcccccgatggggaggactgggctggctatgcgggcttctgggggtggaagctctcctgcagccccccaattgctccctctcctcagatggcagcctgcggcaagtgcagccgggctgatggccgagtgctgtgatgtgcccagtgtgggcactcagggcactccaagccaggactgctttgcaagcggggcacccctgagaactgtctgtctggggtgggggtcaggaccctttaagcacagccttcggctagcctgagacagcatctccacgctctaagtcctcctctgatgccctgccggcactgcttccggccatccttaaccccgatccagggtccacttaatgtggacgcgctagttcgaattagcaaaacgctaattcgaactagtttttagttctagatgcgttagttcgaattagcttagttcgaattaactaatttgaactaagttagtttgaattagcgctgtagtgtagacgtaccctcagttattAAATGCTGTCTCAAGCAGCAacagtgtcagaggggtagccgtgttagtctgtaactggaaaaacttcaaaaaaacgacaaatagtcttgcagtgcCTAAGTCTCTGAAGTGCTGtgatactatttgttgttttttaagagttGTTTTTTTCAAGTAGCAATGACATCCTTAAATGGCTGTTTCTGCAGACGGGACATGAAAGCTTTCGGAGTTAAGGTTTCTTGCATTGAACCTGGGCTGTTCAAAACTGGATTATCCAATCGAAAAAAGATCATCCAAGAAAGGGAGACCATTTGGAAACAACTTCCTCCAGCCATAAGAAAACAATATGGAGAGGGGTATATACAGAAAGGTAAGACATTGCCTGATTATTTTGTATTGAAGGGATCAGGGCATGTGCAGTTTCAAGGTCTCTAGAAAATGGCCCAGACTTTTCTGATTTACAGGGCACATCTTTCTTCTGGCATGTCATGTATCAATGTAAGCTTACAATGCTAGATATCATAGAATATGACTATGCACAAAATAACCATTATTTGGTTCCCCCTGCCTGTACTTCCTTATGCTTTCATCTGAGTTTTGAATGTTGCGTGGCATGTGACCCTTAAACAAACAAGCCTGCAAATATGCACACGTTTGACCCAAAGATGTAAGCCAAAACCaatgagagggggaggggtgtttctCCCACTGCTACCAGTTTGGGGTAATTTAAATGGCATTCTGGCAATAGGCTCTGCATGGACAGTTCACTGCATCTGCACAAAGCTCACTGCAGGACCAGCTCTTCTGACAGATTATGGCTGAATATAGCTCAAAATGGGATCTGCTCATCCAATGACCTTTGCAACTTCCCTACACCTTCCTCCCCCAGTTCCTTTCTCTATAGTTGCCTTTTGTATCTTTTCCCACATGTGACTCCTCTGTAGTCAGTGAAGCTGTGCCTATTTACATGACCACTGCACCTGGCACCAGGAACGTCTATCTCCCCTTCAGTTCTACTCCTGTATCTTCTGTCTTCTGAGGAAATGATTAATTGATTTTCCTCAGACAGCATGAGCCAGATTCTGCGCCCTTTACTCAAGTTAAGTCGTGGCTTACGCTACAGATGAAATCAATAGGATTATCCAGAGAGCAAATGACAGCTCAGCTTGAGTAAAGATGGCCCAACTCGGCCTGTAAGGTGGACCGATTTTCCCCCTTGTCCTGGGGAAAACAGAAAATGCCATTTGGCTCGGCCATGACAGAACTGAAAACTGAAGTAACCATCACAAATGCATTTTGAGGAAATAGGATAGAAGTAGTTTTCCTTTCTAGGGCCTATCACTCAAATGaagcctttgattttttttttttttttttttttttgtgcagatgctgcaaagaaagaaaagctGACTCAGATATTTCAGAACACAGACCTCTCGCTGGCTGTGAAATGCATGGAGCATGCTCTAACGAGCATTCATCCTCACTCACGTTACACTGCTGGCTGGGATGCCAAGGTTCTTTGGATCCCCCTTTCAAACATGCCCACAGCAATACAGGACTTTATACTCctgagaaacaaaacagagcTTGCTGACCCAACTGCAGGGTGAATTCTCCTGTTGTATTTATACTTTCCCATTCAAATGGGgatggcccagctggctgagtcAACAAGAACCAGCCCTTTATTTTAGCTCTGTCCCTGCTGATCCAACTGAGCCTGACACCAAGTTTTTGATATTTCTAACAGCTTTTAGAGTTCCTAGCGCTCAAAACTGCGATACAGATTATAGCTGAATTTGCAATCTTATGTAAAAGCCAGGCCACATTTATTAAAGAATCAAAGAAAAATAGAAATGTTGCAAAGAAGTGACTGATCCTGCATTTATCATCTAGCTTTAGGCGCATAAAGTGTTATGAATAATACCAAAACCACCGACTAAAAACAGTATTTCCTGTAGGATTTTTCTTTATTCTGGAAAGTAGGAACTAGAGAGTTAAAAAATGAGCagtaatgggggagggaggatggctcAATTTTTGGATGCTCACCTTATGAAATCTTAAAGATGCCACATTTGCAGTCAATGCTGAGCACCTCATTCAACTTCAGCCCTGTAACTTTTGAAAAATGTAGGCCTTTTGAAAAATGATTGCCTTACTTCCAAGCCAAGAGACAACAACCTTGGTTTTGCAAAGTGCTGAGGGAGTGACTCCTTCAAGGGGGCTTTAACTTGTGTTATAGTACCTGGGAAATGAGGGTACATAGTACATGACAGGAGGAGCTCCTCAGTATTTTGCGTGATTGAGCTCCATTGGAATTAGGCACAAAACTTACCTAAACTCAACTGTTGAATGGTTTGCCCAGGAAGTGGTTTCTCACTGGATGGAAAACTGACCAATGTCAAAACCAAGCACTGGTGAGTTTGTTGTGACATGACTTGGCTAAACATTAAGCCATCCAGTGCCTGTCTAAACATTGCTGGTTTTCAGTTAAACATCTCTGGAGCTCGCAAGGTCTCACTCTGCTTTTTGGCTGACACTTGTATTTAGTTGTCGGTGTGGGAGTTAATTCTTATTTTGCATGAACAGAATTGCATGTGGGTTATTTCCTATAAGACCAGGTTTGAGGTGTGCTGTACATATGCCTGTGGATTCGCTATTCTTTCTGCAGTATTAATAAATAGTTCATTAAAATATTTGTCTCCTGAAGGCAATGGGACAGAGTGGCGGAAAAGCAAacaattttgatttaaatcatAAGTCAGAGAGCTGCAGGATGAGCATCGACAGGCTGCCACCCAATAATCTTAGTTTAGGACTGGAGGAGCAGCTAGTTTTTGAAGCTCGAGATCAATCAATCCTTAAGTTAAGCTCATTTTTGGCCTCTGCAGAACTGAGAGCACAAGACTGTGTTTACGTGTCTCTTGTACACATCTGAATGGAGACCTTAAGATTCATATCACCTAGGAGACTTGAATTCTATTTCCAGACATTATAGGAAAGCATTTTATTTACTGAAGGAGGCCTACATTACCACTTAGGTCAATATAACTTACATCACTGAGGGGTGTGAAAAAGCCATCCTCTGAATGATGCAAGTTACAGCAATTAAGTGCTGTCCACACCagtgctatgtcagcaggaggaactcctcagcagtgttccctgtaagctgagtgcttgggtggctacTCAGGCCAGATTCAAATTTCActtggctgattagcagagcacccatagcgcCCACAGCTAgcaccatgtgtttctactgatggtgcacatccacaaaTGCCTGGATGCATATAGCAACATTTAttacacacatggatggaaaaaattaaagggaacactaTTCCATGAAGGTGGAGTAATTATGCCCACTAATCAAGGATTAAAGCTCTGTTTGACATAAATGAGGGCATCAGTCTAGCTCGTGTGTTTTCTTGTATCTGAACGCCATATATTTTCATCATTCCATTTCCCCACCTTCAATCTATTTAGGACTCAGCCTTATTTTCCAGAAAGTCTGTCTCCTCCCATGTAGGTAACTCACCAAGAATCTGAAACATGTTAAAATGAGCCTCCCTTTGAAATTATATAGAAACTGCCTCTCCCAGTGGCTGTGAATTACAGCTGCAGAACATTTGCCTCAGACACAACTAAATATATTTCCTTTTGTCATGGACCAAATTCAGAAATGTGATTCCACACAGATACTCTTCAAATAGTTACAGCACAGAAAGAGCCACACGTCAATATCGCAATAAAACACCTATGTCAGCTGCCTCTGGCTTGTGCACCTTGGGCTGCAAGGCTATAAAGTTGCAAGGTAGATGGCTGGGATCAGCTTGGATCCTGGGCTCTGGGACCTGAGGCCTCCATCCTGACCACAGACAACAACACTTCACTTTAATAGCCCAGCAGCCCAGGTCCCATCAGCTCACATGGGCCAGACACAGgtgggatacatctacactggcagcttcttgcacaagaacagctgttcttgcgcaaaaacttgcctggtgtctacactgcatgcacattcttgcgcaagtaaatttacagtacagcgtcggaaaacagtgagttataagatcaagaacacatattcctgcgcatccagaaatataatttatgctatcatgtgccgaaagtgtccgtctgctatgtacattggacaaacgtctcagacatttcgccaaaggatcaatgcccacaaaacagatattagacaggatcacaaagaaaaaacagtttcttgccatttcaaccagaaaggacattgtctgaatgacttaattacctgcatcctgcttcaaaagccttttaagactgcacttgaaagagaatcctctgaactgttattcatgcttaaattcaacactttacacctgagtctgaataaacattctaattatcttacccattacaaagatagcttccccaattatcacctctaatatcattagctcacatttaccttccctccctcccatcccccttctgttctgaaatttgatttgtctttttcatatgtgttcatttttttaaattgtatcctttggtatatatggttgtgacaaatttcttacactatttgatctgaggaagtgggtctggcccacgaaagctcatcacctaataaaccatcttgttagtctttaaagtgctacatagtcctgtattttgtttctgctacaccagactaacacggctacatttctatcactggaaaACAGgacttctggaagagttattcctctccccatgaggaataagaccTCTcatgctaaaatggccatcagagctttcttgcgcaagagagcgtccacactgcagtagctcttgcacaaaagcacatctcttgcgcaaaagcacgtgccagtgtagacgtgttcttgtggaagactttttgcataagaactcttccgcaaaacagttcttgtgcaagaagctgctagtgtagacgtagccatgttgttTTGCTATGTAGACCTACCCTGTGCTCTTGTAACCTCTCTGACCTTTCAAAGCAGAAAGCTTGGTGACATTGGCCAGTCCGCAGAGAGTGGATCCGTTCTGCCTCCCTGATCATAAAATGCACAGCCATGAATGGTCTGTTAGTCACTCAGCAGATGAAAATGGGAATGAGAAATATTAACCTTGATCAGTAACAAGATGGAGCTGTGTCAACCAGAGTACTGGAAATCTGCAGGGTAACTCCGTCTCCTCTTTGAGACTTTTGGGTGGCCTCTGTGATTTAAtcttctgctggttttcatcctaGGAAGCTGCTGATACTCATTCTGTAATCAAGTTTAACTAGTACTTCTTAGACTCACATTTTGGTTGGGACTAATCTTTCACTAGCTAGGAGAAATTCTGGACTCAATAACAGCAGCAAAGGGATAGGCTGTGCCCAGCCTTGCAGAAGTTTGACATAGATCCTTCAAAGAGTGTATGCAGGGTGCTCTGCTAGCAGGCCTGCTGGTGCGTCCTACCCTAAAGGGAGCAGGAAGGTGCAATGTGAAAGTGAGACCACAGTCTTCTTCAACATTAACTTCCATGCCCATGTTGAAAATGTACCATTCATTcctcttttcccttttccctgttgACCAGCAGCTATCCCACGATATACCTTCACCTCTCACACAGCAACTATTCTCTGGAATTTCCTAGTAGCCTCTCATGAGGGACTTCAACAAAGTCATTTTGAAACTCAATCAATTGTATTGACCAGTTTCCTTTAGTCACTGTGGAGCTGATTCTgccaaagaattctagtagactaGAATGAGCATTTTCCTTCCCATAGCATATCAGACTGCAATTATTTTTTAGCTTATTAACCTGACACTAAAGTACAAATCACTCTTCTGTTACTGGCACACTGACTGCTTTTCGGTCATCTGATGTAGTGCTGATGAAGGTACTTTGATAATATTTTGCTCTCCTATAGCATCTTTCACTCTATAGCTCTCAAAGTGTTTTATAAGCGTAGGTTAATTAAGCCCCATATACTCTCTGATGCAAGTAAGTCTTTAAATGTCCACCTTACAGATCAGAAACTAGAGGCACAGAGAGGACGTGACTTGTCCAGGGTCATAAAGCAAACAAAGATAGCTCAAGGGTCCTGATTCTCACTTCCCTAACCCAGCCAATATACCACATGCCCTGTGTGATACACATATGTTAAAAATGTTCACCTCTCTCGCATGAATACTGTTGGATTCTTTTTTGCACCTGGGGATTTATACCTCTCATATCCTTTCCCAATGCCAGCCTTCGAGCTCTGTCATTCTAACTTACCTTCCTCAGACCTAGCGATTCAATGAGGAAAGAAACCCATGGAAGTGATGAGATACAACTGCTTTCAGCAATGGTGTTCTGTAGGCGACAAGCCCTCTTGAGCCAGGCTTTACACTCTTGCCACAGCCTGAGCTGGCATTGTACCTAAATAATTTCCATTCTCTTATGTTCTCTCATATTGTATGTTCCAGGGGTGAAAGGGAAACTGACAAATTAATTACCGCATCACACATGAAAACGCAACCGGTATGGAAAAGCCCCAGTCACTGCTTTGGACATGCTAAGTAGGATCTTTAAACCCCTCCACAAAGATGTCACACTGTTCAGCGTCCAGGCTCCTCAGCATAAATAATCAGTACTAAGCAAACCTGACAGCAAGGTGCTATGGGGGTCATTTTTACTATGTGTTGAATTATATGCTATGCAGGTTGACAAGTTTAGATCAGGTCATATGTGACAGACATTTTGAATCTTTGGCCAGGTCCATCCTGCCAGGCACGTATGGGGGAGCCATATACCAGTACCTTtatagacagagagagagaggcggaGTTAGAAAGaggaagcaggagagagagactaTCAGACAGAGAAGAAGAAGAGGTACAACTAGAAGTAGGAATGAAAAAAGGAAGCACGTCAACAAGGGTTGTCCCACAAAACAAATGCAAACATCCCCTTTCCATCTACGCCTACaacaaaaatcaataaaatagCCACTCGTCTTGGGAAGGGCTCAGCAGCGTAAGGGCTGCACAAACTAGctcttaattattttaaatacaattttaaattcAATGAAATTCAGTGTAATTCACTGAATCCACCCTCACACCAAAATGCTGTATGCAAGTTcaggatttaaaataaacaaataaagcaCTGAACCATGTCTCCAGGGAAAGTCACAAATCCATAGTGCCATGGATGGTACAGTTTGAACCAGGCGTTCTAATTTAGCTAAAGACACATATATGTTTCTATAGCCAGAGAGCTCCCCATTGTCTATATACCATAGCAGCCACAGCAGCAAGCATTTTTCTTTCCAGTTTAAATTTTCACTCAGTTTGGTTCAGATCACCTTTCACAAGCAGTTTCTGCATTCGTTTCAAAATCCAGAATTGTCCAGCCCATCCTGCTGGGGCAGTTCTGCCTATATGAGGGTGGAAGAGATGTAAGCCTGAGGATTACAGAGTGAAGGACAACAAGATACTGGGAGAATCTCCAAAATGTAACACACAGGGTTTTGTGGCacctgagggggagggagaagaaatgaAAGCGAGGGGACTTTGGGCCAGCTGATAGAGGTTTGTTGGCCATCATACATCTGTATTCTTTTCCTACATGGGGATTTTCGCTTTCAGGAactctaaacttttttttttttaagttgcagtCAACTTCTTAGATACATCATTTATTCTAAGGATCAGAAATCAACAATGGAGAAAAGAAATTGGCCCTAACCATGATCAAACACAAAGAATTATATGCTAATGTTTGTTTCCCTCACTTTTTGTGCCTACAATTCCAATTGATGCAAACAGACATCTGCATGTGTATAGAGCAAAAAAACAAGATTAGTTCCCAGAGGGCTAACGTCTGTTATAGTCAATGGAGGAACTCCCATTGATTGCAGTAGGAGTTGGATCAGGCCTCTAATGGGATCAGTTCTCTCTCCCTAATGAGTCTTGACAAGCTCCGTGCTTTGGGAATTACTGTATTTAGGCCAGTAAAGCTTAGACAATCTAGGTGGGCTACACAGACATTTAGAATACACATACGATTATTTCCTGGTAAGAGGCTAAAATAGAGTCATCAGAATGTAAGTCATAATCAACAGCAGGGAATTGTACCAGGCTTGTCAGCTATTGTACAGCAATCACACGGTCCCACAGAGAACAGAATCTATGTTGAAACTATCAGCAAGGTGTCACGGTGCAGATCATACTGAAAAGCTTCGTGAATTAAAATTCGCAACAACTTCTTCACTCCAGCTCCAGCTGTAACCGGCAACAGACACTCTGTTCTCCTGGAATCTTATAATGAGCTTGCAGATGTCTCCCCAGAATGTAAGTACCAGCACAAGAACACAGCTAATGTTTAAAACTACGGGCTACCTGAATTTACAGACTAGCTAAGAAAACAATTTACAGTGGGAAAGAGGTGGCAAAGTGAGACTTAAGTCACTACTTTTCCAGAAATATTTCTAGAAAT belongs to Pelodiscus sinensis isolate JC-2024 chromosome 7, ASM4963464v1, whole genome shotgun sequence and includes:
- the DHRS9 gene encoding dehydrogenase/reductase SDR family member 9 isoform X1, yielding MEMFICVLFFLAIFYLWWRWRAQDGQKIQDLTHKYIFITGCDSGFGNLAARTFDEKGFRVLASCLTEAGALDLKEATSEQLQTVLLDVTNPDNVRKVAEWIKAEVGSAGLWGLINNAGIMGPSAPTDWLTIEHFRAPIEVNLIGLINVTLHLLPLVKMARGRLVNISSTGGRLAVWGGGYCPSKFGVEGFNDSLRRDMKAFGVKVSCIEPGLFKTGLSNRKKIIQERETIWKQLPPAIRKQYGEGYIQKDAAKKEKLTQIFQNTDLSLAVKCMEHALTSIHPHSRYTAGWDAKVLWIPLSNMPTAIQDFILLRNKTELADPTAG